Proteins encoded by one window of Capra hircus breed San Clemente chromosome 8, ASM170441v1, whole genome shotgun sequence:
- the ZNF367 gene encoding zinc finger protein 367 isoform X2, producing the protein MMVLGDGAFGRWLGHGGGALINRFKAVMKEALESSLARFYHVSSHQEGTGCEPGSSPSPDHAGTLILDFTTTRTDGIRRGRPRADTVRDLINEGEHSSSRIRCNICNRVFPREKSLQAHKRTHTGERPYLCDYPDCGKAFVQSGQLKTHQRLHTGEKPFVCSENGCLSRFTHANRHCPKHPYARLKREEPTDALSKPQAVDNQAAAEWLAKYWETREQRTPTLKGKLVQKADQEQQDPLEYLQSDEEDDEKSGAQRRLQEQRERLHGALALIELANLTGAPLRQ; encoded by the exons ATGATGGTGttaggagatggggcctttgggaggtggttAGGTCATGGAGGTGGAGCCCTCATAAACAGATTTAAAGCCGTTATGAAAGAAGCCCTGGAGAGCTCTCTTGCCCGCTTCTACCATGTGAGCTCGCACCAAGAAGGCACTGGCTGTGAACCAGGAAGTAGTCCCTCCCCTGACCATGCCGgcaccttaatcttggactttACAACCacgagaact GATGGAATCCGACGTGGTAGACCCAGAGCAGATACTGTACGGGATTTAATAAATGAAGGAGAGCATTCATCCAGCAGAATCCGTTGTAACATCTGTAATAGGGTGTTTCCACGGGAGAAATCACTCCAGGCTCACAAAAGGACTCATACAG GTGAGAGACCTTATCTGTGTGACTATCCAGACTGTGGAAAAGCCTTTGTTCAAAGTGGACAGCTCAAAACCCATCAGCGTCTTCACACCGGAGAAAAACCTTTTGTTTGTTCAGAAAACG GCTGCCTAAGCAGATTCACCCATGCAAACCGCCACTGTCCGAAGCACCCTTATGCCAGGCTGAAGCGAGAGGAACCCACAGATGCTCTCAGTAAGCCCCAGGCTGTGGACAACCAGGCTGCCGCTGAGTGGTTGGCAAA GTACTGGGAAACACGAGAGCAGCGCACTCCtaccttgaaaggaaagctggtTCAGAAGGCTGATCAGGAGCAGCAGGACCCGCTGGAGTATCTCCAGTCTGACGAGGAAGACGACGAGAAGAGTGGTGCGCAGCGGCGTCTCCAGGAGCAGCGGGAGCGCCTGCACGGAGCCCTCGCTCTCATCGAGCTCGCCAACCTGACGGGAGCACCGCTCCGCCAGTAG
- the ZNF367 gene encoding zinc finger protein 367 isoform X1, which produces MIRGVEAQMADNAPQPPPVIFCQDSPKRVLVSVIRTTPIKPTCGGGGEPEPPPPLIPTSPGFSDFMVYPWRWGENAHNVTLSPGASGGAASAALPAAAATAEHLGLRGRGAPPPTVSAAAASGGEDEEEASSPDSGHLKDGIRRGRPRADTVRDLINEGEHSSSRIRCNICNRVFPREKSLQAHKRTHTGERPYLCDYPDCGKAFVQSGQLKTHQRLHTGEKPFVCSENGCLSRFTHANRHCPKHPYARLKREEPTDALSKPQAVDNQAAAEWLAKYWETREQRTPTLKGKLVQKADQEQQDPLEYLQSDEEDDEKSGAQRRLQEQRERLHGALALIELANLTGAPLRQ; this is translated from the exons ATGATCCGGGGTGTGGAGGCGCAGATGGCGGACAACGCCCCTCAGCCGCCGCCCGTCATCTTCTGCCAGGACTCCCCGAAGCGGGTGCTGGTGTCGGTCATCAGGACGACCCCGATCAAGCCCACATGCGGCGGCGGAGGGGAGCCAGAGCCGCCGCCACCGCTCATCCCCACCAGCCCTGGCTTCAGCGACTTCATGGTGTACCCGTGGCGCTGGGGCGAGAACGCGCACAACGTGACGCTCAGCCCCGGAGCCTCCGGGGGCGCAGCCTCAGCTGCCTTgcctgccgccgccgccaccgccgagCACCTGGGGCTTCGCGGACGGGGCGCGCCGCCGCCCACCGTCTCGGCCGCCGCCGCCTCGGGAGGTGAAGACGAGGAGGAGGCGAGCAGCCCTGACAGCGGCCACCTCAAG GATGGAATCCGACGTGGTAGACCCAGAGCAGATACTGTACGGGATTTAATAAATGAAGGAGAGCATTCATCCAGCAGAATCCGTTGTAACATCTGTAATAGGGTGTTTCCACGGGAGAAATCACTCCAGGCTCACAAAAGGACTCATACAG GTGAGAGACCTTATCTGTGTGACTATCCAGACTGTGGAAAAGCCTTTGTTCAAAGTGGACAGCTCAAAACCCATCAGCGTCTTCACACCGGAGAAAAACCTTTTGTTTGTTCAGAAAACG GCTGCCTAAGCAGATTCACCCATGCAAACCGCCACTGTCCGAAGCACCCTTATGCCAGGCTGAAGCGAGAGGAACCCACAGATGCTCTCAGTAAGCCCCAGGCTGTGGACAACCAGGCTGCCGCTGAGTGGTTGGCAAA GTACTGGGAAACACGAGAGCAGCGCACTCCtaccttgaaaggaaagctggtTCAGAAGGCTGATCAGGAGCAGCAGGACCCGCTGGAGTATCTCCAGTCTGACGAGGAAGACGACGAGAAGAGTGGTGCGCAGCGGCGTCTCCAGGAGCAGCGGGAGCGCCTGCACGGAGCCCTCGCTCTCATCGAGCTCGCCAACCTGACGGGAGCACCGCTCCGCCAGTAG